The Epinephelus lanceolatus isolate andai-2023 chromosome 12, ASM4190304v1, whole genome shotgun sequence genome segment TAAGTTGGGACAGTAGGTATGGTCATTTGGGACACAGGCCTGTGAATGTAGGATATTGCATTGAGCTGCAATTACATAAAAAAGACATTCATGGATTTCTTAAATAAGGCCTATGTTATGTTTATGGTCATGTATGGTCTCATGATATGGTTACATTAAATATAGTTATTTCAACAAACAGCAGTGTTAGTACAACATAAAGCCAGCAGCCTGTTGGCCTCAGGGCAGGGAAgcaagcatgttttttttttgttttttttaaagacattttattaatattttgtaaaatgaaaaatgaaatcatGTTTTCATAAATTCAACAGGCCAAGAAACAACAGCTTGATTCTCAATCAATGGCACATACATGTGTGTGATTTTGGTATGGTGCATAGAGTGCTACACCTACATACATTGGGTTTCCTACTTCATAGCATTCTTTCACTACATTTATAGGCCTTAATATGTTTCTGCTTTACTGCACTAAAATGTCCTTCCTTGTTATTGATTTGAAATCATTGAGATAACATAGTCTGACCAATTTATCAACCCCACTACACAAGTTGAGTGTTTGCAACATTAACCTCTGACTTGAtgtgctgaaaggtacatagaATACATGTTTTCCCTAGTATGTGTGAGAATTTCTCACTTTTAAGCATGTAATGTATGACGACACTACTGACACATTTCAATATAAACCCAGAAACGTTGTCCCAAATTACCTGCTGCAAGATTCAAGAAAATGTCCAAATGAAGAAAATGTAAGCATCATTAGAATACAGTGCTTGTTTATTTTTAGTACACCATTACATCATACACCTTCGTGTAACTAACATGCCCAGAGTAAATTAGTCATACAAATCTTATAGCCTTATATTAAAATCCAACTAAAGCACATCATTTTTCTTACCTCCTGATTTTTGGGGTCAGCTTCCTGTTTGATGCTGACCACTCCCCCTGTGCGATGTCAAGCAAGATATGTCATGTGACTTTAGATATAGGCTTCCAAAGCAATGTATTAGCACCCTTAACTTTGCCATAGCCCTTTCAAAGGCAAGTGGAAGCTGCCTTTTACTTAAGCTGTGACAAATGACCTGATGTCCCAATATACCTGAACTCACCCTATTGAAATGTGTCAGTAGTGTAGTCATACATTACATGCTTAAAAGTGAGAAATTCTCACACATACTAGGGAAAACATGTATtctatgtacctttcagcacaTCAAGTCAGAGGTTAATATTGtagacattttttcatgagAGTAAGAAAACACTCATGAAAAGTACATCAAGTACTTGAATTAATGTATTTGATTTCTCTCTATCACAACTAATTGTCTAAACTAACAGCTTTTGTACTTTGGAGAAACAAAATGTGAGTTGTGGCCGATCTGCTCAAACCCTGAAATATTTGCCTGAGTGGatcctgacctttgaccttctctAAAGGGTCACAGGTCAGGATCGGCTATTTGTTTCAAGTAAAATGGCAGACATGCACACCAGAACACCAACTGTGAAATAACTTCAAGTACATTTTTGATTTTCTACCTGAAAATCTTTTTAACACAGCCCTTGAACCAATGCTGGTTGGTCAGCAGTCTCTTCTTTAGTAAGTTTCTCATGAACTAAATAGTATAAGGTGTGTTGCTGCCACCAATGATCAGAACACTGTGCTTCATTTTAAATGCCTTTAAATTTGAAACTCTGGGTTAGGTAACATGTGACCGGTAAGCTACCAAGGTGTTGCAAAAACCAACACCAACACTGAATGCTTCTCAGAACTAATGCTGTCAGCCACTTTACAACAACTTCTGGAAAACATGtaaattcaatttcagtttGTTTAGTCTCCTAAATTAGACCATCTTCAAAAAGGTCAAGAATGTCACAACAGGAAGGTGGGACTGGAGTCTGCAGGAAATCCtgtatgttgtttaaaaaatggGCTCCTTAGCCTCACTGCTGGTTAGCTAGTGCTTATAATCTCAAGAGAtgaataaaatgttgttttattggGTATCTTACTATCTACTCAAGctttttattgtaaagtgttttaCATCACATTCTCCTCTGTTTTGAGCAAAAGTGAACAGAAGTTGGACAGAAATTCAACAGTGGGGTTGTTTTCGTgttcaaatatttaaatacaaactCTAACGACTGTACTCACAAACTCCAACAGCCTCTGCTCCTGTCTGAAAGGCTCTCAGATAGATTATTAGCTGCACAACTAAAGCCTCTCACTCCACCAACAACTTGCACCTGGACAGCCACCTGAATAAGTTCCACTGTCGTTACAAAAGACAAGGGGACTGCAATGGGCCGACAATGGGACAATCCTCCTCATCGTTAACAGGCTCTTCAAGAGACAGAATCTCAGTCGGACCAACAGTCTCCCCCTCCACCCTGAAGCACTGTGGTACTCTGCTGTCTCTGGTGTTCACAGACATTTTGAGCACCTCACTGGAGATATGTCATGTACCAGCCGGCGTCATGTACTCCACCATCATCCTATAtcgttgttattattatcataaaaaataaggataaaaaaatgtacatataaAAGAATGAATGATTGTtctaaaattaaaatgcaaaaacaacaagcacAGTCTGTAATATCAAAGTATTTTGCCACATCATCATTACCGCCTGGTGACAGCTGTTCCTGACTAATAAATGCACCTCTGCTCTGAACATGAACACTGTACTTTGTAGTGTTTCAGGAGGAAAACTGTCTCACTTATACTCTCATATCAATGTCACATTTTCTCCATCAGCTTTGTTTGATACCCTGGAATGAAGACAAGAAGAAAtactttgtttatgtttgtttattcatcATGTAAaccttcattttgtttctcacaCGCCATCTGTAAAGTCTGCAAAATGACTGTTGTTGAGTGATTTTCACATACAGATGCATTTCAATCCACAGAATCAGTGTTTGAGCAGAATACAGCAAATATTGAATATTCACCAAACATGTGGAGCACAGAAAAGTTCACAGTTCTGCGCAGAGAAATATCAGTTGAGGTAAACAAACATCATCATGAGCAGTGACAGCCTCCATGGTTAAACAGACTCAGGAAGGAGCGCCACCTAAAGAAACTCAGAACATTTGCAGACCAACTAATGAGAAGATTTTAAAGTACCACCCATGTTTATTAACAGGTGATGTCCGCTGAGAAACTGCTGGGTGTACAGAACTCAGCAGTGTCTCCTACAGAATCATATGGTTGAAGCCAAAGTCCAGCgtagagaggctgagtgaatatggtctggactctgtggaggagagtcatggtttcagagacgctgtagaaggacagaatacctgcacTGTGATCCAGGTACACTCCTACTCTGGAGGACTGAGGACCTGAGACAGGAGTGCTGACATTTTTGTGCCAAAACCTTGAAAAACCACCCTGGCTGTGGTTAAAATGCAATGCCCAAGATTTGTCATTGAGTCCAAATCCACATTCTTCCACAACCCTCCGTCTGCCGATATTCTTGTATGCAACTGCAATCCAAactcccctccctctccactccacctcccagtaacaacgtCTGGGAAGACACTCTTTACTCAGGACCTGAAACCATGGATAGAATCTGACTGCGTTATTAGAATAATGCTGAAATATTCCCCCTACTGTTGCTTTTCTGTCCCCCTCGGATAATATCAACTTTCcgtttgctgtgtttggatccattatgatgtcacatgaATATTTTAAGAATCCAGCTCTGGTCTTGGGCTCCGGTTGTGACAGGAGAACATCCACATCAGTCACTGTCTGTGAGATGATTGTCCATCCCTCACACTCATAGTCTTCTAGTTTTTCTGCTAAACCTGACACAACCTCTGTCACATCCTCGAAGTACCGCCGAGGACAAATAACAATGCTGGAAAGGTCTGTAGATTCACTGAGTGGTGACAGTGAGGAGTAGCTGTGTAGAAACTGGGtgtgatcctctgtgtgtgagagcttcATCAGCTCAGCgtctttcctcttcagctcagtgatctcctgctccagcttctcctgaagctctttgactccactcacttcagtttcctgctgggatCTGACCTGCTACTTCACATCAGAGCATCTTTTCTCCATCAGACGGATCAGCTCAGCGAAgatctcctcactgtcctccaCTGCTGTATTAGCAGAGCGATTGAtagcctccacctcctgttgaagcagcttcacatctttctctctgtcctggattctctgctggatgttttgtcgactcacctccagctctctctgcctctcagtccTCTGTGCTGCAGCTGCGACAGTGTTGTGGTCTAGGCATAACATCTTCGTCACCTCATCACAAGAGCAGATGTTCTCCTGGAGCTTGTTGGAGGGGTCCACcagcttgtgtttctttaaCTGAGCTACATCATAATGAGGCTGAACGTTCTGCTCACAATAAGAGACGacacacaccagacaggacTTGAGAGCTTTCAGTTTCCTCCCAGTGCAGACATCACAGGCCACATCTTCAGGTCCAGCATAGCAgtgatcagcaggagcagcttggAGTCCAGTCTTCTTCAGTTCCTCCACTAAAACTGCTAACATGGTGTTTTTCAGCAGGACAGGCCTCGGTGTGAAGGTCTGCCTGCACTGAGGGCAGCTGTGGACTTTCTTCTTGTCCTCTTCATCCCAGTGGGTTTTAATACAGTTCATGCAGTAGCTGTGTCCACAGGGAGTAGCCACCGGATCCTTCAGTAGATCCAGACAGATGGAACAAGAGAAGGTTTCTCTGTCCAGCTGAACTCCTTTCTGCGCCATTTCACCTCTTGCAGCAACTGCCTGAGTTTCTCTGCACAGAAACAGATCTGTGGTCTGACTTATAACAGAAGTCTGTCCCTTTTGTTCCTGTTCATTTGCTAATCTTCATGAATAGCGCTCGTCAGCTTCTGTCCTATCACATGTTGTTTACACCCATCTGCGCAGTTGCACATTTGTGATGGAGGAGGGAACAGGGTGCTGTTTGAAAGCgggagaagagggaggaggggttATCAGGCTGTCTGCATTCAAACAGGAGGACAGTTTTCTCTTAAAGGGGCAGTGCAAGTTTCACCATGTGTTACTTCCTGCAGTGAGGatttcaacaaaaataaacctAAATGTCGATATGTATAAtatctatatgtatatatgggAGTTAATTGAATTAGCTCACAGCTGAAGCCGACATTGTAAAACCAGTCTCATTATCAGAGGAGTTTTTTTACATTCTCACTGAGAGGGCAGCTTCttcacataaatacatacacTGTCTGTTTTTCAAAGggctacatatacagtacaggtcaaaagtttggacacaccttctcattcaatgcgttttctttattttcatgactatttacattgtagattctcactgaaggcatcaaaactatgaatgaacacatgtggagttatgtacttaacaaaaaaaggtgaaataactgaaaacatgttttatattctagtttcttcaaaatagccaccctttgctctgattactgctttgcacactcttggcattctctccatgagcttcaagaggtagtcacctgaaatggttttccaacagtcttgaaggagttctcagaggtgtttagcacttgttggcccctttgccttcactctgcggtccagctcaccccaaaccatctcgattgggttcaggtccggtgactgtggaggccaggtcatctgccgcagcactccatcactctccttcttggtcaaatagcccttacacagcctggaggtgtgtttggggtcattgtcctgttgaaaaataaatgatcgtccaactaaacgcaaatcggatgggatggcatgtcgctgcaggatgctgtggtagccatgctggttcagtgtgtcttcaattttgaataaatccccaacagtgtcaccagcaaaacacccccacaccatcacacctcctcctccatgcttcacagtgggaaccaggcatgtggaatccatccgttcaccttttctgcgtctcacaaagacacggcggttggaaccaaagatctcaaatttggactcatcagaccaaagcacagatttccactggtctaatgtccattccttgtgtttcttggcccaaacaaatctcttctgcttgttgcctctccttagcagtggtttcctagcagctatttgaccatgaaggcctgattggcgcagtctcctcttaacagttgttctagagatgggtctgctgctagaactctgtgtggcattcatctggtctctgatctgagctgctgttaacttgcgatttctgaggctggtgactcggatgaacttatcctcagaagcagaggtgactcttggtcttcctttcctgggtcggtcctcatgtgtgccagtttcgttgtagcgcttgatggtttttgcgactccacttggggacacatttaaagtttttgcaattttccggactgactgaccttcatttcttaaagtaatgatggccactcgtttttctttagttagctgattggttcttgccataatatgaattttaacagttgtccaatagggctgtcggctgtgtattaacctgacttctgcacaacacaactgatggtcccaaccccattgataaagcaagaaattccactaattaaccctgataaggcacacctgtgaatggaaaccatttcaggtgactacctcttgaagctcatggagagaatgccaagagtgtgcaaagcagtaatcagagcaaagggtggctattttgaagaaactagaatataaaacatgttttcagttatttcacctttttttgttaagtacataactccacatgtgttcattcatagttttgatgccttcagtgagaatctacaatgtaaatagtcatgaaaataaagaaaacgcattgaatgagaaggtgtgtccaaacttttggcctgtactgtataaagaCCTTTGTAACGACAAAGAGTCAAACACATGACAAGGACAAAATGTCTATGAAAAGAattttcttttcctaaccttaaagTTGCCATGTTCAGATACTGTGGAATACGGgaacataaaaagtaaaattctAAAAACCACAATGCCTTATTGTCCATTAATGTATCAGGCTTCCATGGTTTTTGTTACTGGTGCAaacaacaaactgaactgttaaACAAGCTGGTAACAGGGCCAACCATAGTGCACTAAAACCACCAATGCAGATTAAAAAACCACTTCCATCACTGCCTGATTGCAAAATAATGTCAGATTTGAAGTTGGGATGACCTAATAAAATATGCAATATTGTGCCTGGTGAAGTCACCTGTGACTTTGCTCCACTGCCACTTCCAGCCTACATCAAAAGAAGAACAAATACTAATCGTGTCAGCTGGGGGTCTGTAAGAGGAGATTGTACTGTTCTGTTGCAGAAAATGCTTTTCGCCAGTCAGCCTGGTCTTTCAGAGGTTCAAGAGCATAAATATAATTCCAGTTCTCACCAGAGAAAGAAATACTTCTTCTTTGACAAACTAATTAAGACATGGATGAGTAATACATACATATGTCAGCACTAAactttcattttgctgctgcaatctgtatttcctgtttgtttgcagttttataATGTATATATGTCACTACTGCATCTACTGCTTTTACAAACTGTATGTCCTTTTCCTTTtatctgtatatttttatttgtttggatATATTTTAGGAAGCCTTTGAAACTCTATGCTctgttcattttgtttctttgattTATTGTATAAATCCTTTGGTAACACCTTGGGCAGGGACGACACGACAGTGAAGAATAGCCTTTTGGTTAATTCTGGCATTTTTATACTATGTGTATTCGTTCATTCATTTGCACGATCCCttctcaaataaaataaactgaagtGAAACTTTATGTCAGGACCAGCTTTACAAGCTGTCAAAAACTGAGCAGCCACTGGGAGGCATAAGAGTTCCACTGAGAGCTCATTAATGTGGGGAAATGTGTTGGTGTGGCTTGTGTTCACACATCTGACACACTGACCAAAGTAGGGGTCAGGTCACAAGTTAAATCTGGGAGGGGGGGGGTAGAGATGATTGATAGTTCAGGAAAGAAGAGGGGGAAAAATATAGGTTTCCTACACAAATTTGTGTGTGCCAATATTGTGGTCTTGAATTTGTCAAGGAGCCTCTTACTGGAGTCACAAATATAATCTATAACACAGCATTCTGTTGTATGGACTTCTCAAATGTAGCCTAACTGTTGCTGTCAGATCAAtgtagaggaggaaaaaaagtacaatatgtcCCTCTGAACTGTagtgaagtataaagtagccAAATAAGAGAACACTCAGAAAAAGTAACCACTGACACCAACACTGAACACCTCTCAGGACTTATGCTGTCAGCCACTTTACAACAACTTCTGGTAAACAAGtaaattcaatttcagtttgttcagtCTCCTAAATTAGACCATCTCCAGAAATTCAACCTCAAGAAACAAAGTGTCCTTGTACATGACATCAGATTGTCCCCCTGTTCTGTAGCAGCACCGTGATCACAGTGCTCCTTTCTTATCCACCTCAAGCTGGTGGCTCTGGTGCCCCTGCATGAAGAAGAGTTTGGTTCATGTGTCACATCATTCAAAGTGGAGTTTCCGCAGTGTCTGGGCAGTGAGCGTTCTGTTCAGTGTTTCATGGTGCCCCTGCAGAGCCAAACAAGGGAACCAGGTTCTTAATTTCGGCCAAGAATGTCACAACAGGAAGGTGGGACTGGAGTCTGCAGGAGATCCtgtattttgtttaaaaatgggCTCCTTAGCCTCACTGCTGGTCAGCTAGTGCTTATAATCTCAAGAGAtgaataaaatgttgttttattggGTATCTTACTATCTACTCAAGctttttattgtaaagtgttttaCATCACATTCTCCTCTGTTTTGAGCAAAAGTGAACAGAAGTTGGATAGAAATTCAACAGTggggttgtttttgtgttcaaatatttaaatacaaactCTAACGACTGTACTCACAAACTCCAACAGCCTCTGCTCCTGTCTGAAAGGCTCTCAGATAGATTATTAACTGCACAACTAAAGCTTCTCACTCCACCAACAACTTGCACCTGGACAGCCACCTGAATAAGTTCCACTGTCGTTACAAAAGACAATGGGACTGCAATGGGCTGACAATGGGACAACCCTCCTCATCTTGGAGAGGGACGTTAACAGGCTCTTCAAGAGACAGAATCCCCATCGGACCAACGGTCTCCCCCTTCACCCTGAAGCACCGTGCTAATCAGCTGTCTCTGGTGTCTCTGGTTCAAAGACATTTTGAGCACCTCATTGAAGACATGTCATGTACCAGCCTGCATCATGTCCACCATCATCCTTGTCCCCAAAAACCAAGGAACTACAGGACCTAACAGTTACAGACCTGTAACCCTGATCTCTGTGGTTTTGTCGTTATACTGTCTCATCTCAAAACCATCTCTGACCTCCTTTTAACCCTACAGTTTGACTAAAGAACCAAAAGTCTTTTGCAGACAGAGTAAACATGGCTCTCTATTTCAccactactactaataatattaAGGACATCATTaaactgtgatatttaaaaacTGCAGGAAATGTTAGCGATAACCTTAGTTTGCGTACAACATATTATCTCATGCGTACGAGATAAACTTTTTGGCTTACCTAGCCTGTTGTTAGTGTGAGGACACTATGCACAAGACAAATGTCATTGAAAGTTCAGCCAAATGCAGCATAAACAAAAGGTTCTAACTTCTCATTTAACTAACTACAAATGTCCTCTGTAAAACATGGACAACAAAACAAGGATTTTATTTAATACTCAGAACTGCCCGGCCGCAACATCTATGTTTCCGTGTGTTTGCGCAGTCGACTCAGAAGTTGATTCATGTTTCTTTTTGCCATTAATGTCACTGATACAACAGTGGTTAGCCTACCACACATATACCAGCCAACAGGCTGGGATTACACAACCATCATTGCAGCTCTCACACAGTAGCTCATATTTGCAGAAGAGTCAAGCAGAAGGGCAAATACACCACTCACAGTGAGGACCAATAGCGAATGGGTTGTGGAAgggtgaaataatacatcaataatgagaaaaatataaattatgttCTCTAAAATATGAACATAACAgacagcagagctgcagagctgttgTCCACTGCCACTTTGTGTCCCCATTAGGAAAGAcatgccattgttctgcctCCTGTGTCCTTTGCACAAAGGCAACATCCATTCTTTGCCACATGGATAATTGCAATCATGTATCTATAGAAAAATAGCAAGAATGTAGCAGATAATATCTCATTCAGATGTTGCCCTAAATTATtcacaaaaaaatctgataGTAGTTTTGGcacattttctaaaaaaaaaaaatgatgaatcaattttcaaaatacttGGCAAGTGAATTTCAGTCATTTCAGCTGTACAGGGTTCTtttaaggtctagtgtgtaggacttactgccatctagtggtgaggttgcaggaCTGAAACTTCACCCAGGGGTCAAACATGTAGGAAAACTATGGTGGTTGACACAAAACGCAGATGGCCCCATCTACAGCCAGTCTTACATTTGTctgttctaggctactgtagaaacatggcagaatttgctctgtatgtagacataaacagctcattctaaggtaacaaaaacataactgttcttattttcagatgattataaacCAAAGGAACATAGTTATGGATATTAAATTCCATTTCAGCCCATAGAAGTCCCCAAATCCTGCACACGGGGCCTTTAATGATCATGTTGCACTggaactgctggatgtgtaaataagcaactgtttgctataTGCTATAAAAACTCAAATAgtgatgttgtgttcacaattTGCCCTCAAGCAGCCAAATAAATCTGTTAATGCAGGTTTAAGTTTGAATAATTCGACATAAAAAGATGATATCCTGTGTCTGTCATTAGTACATTCTAAGTCACTACAGCAGCTCTCTGCTAGCTTTCAGGCAGAATGGGTGTTGACAAGACTGGAGGACAAAGTTACAGCTACTTTTACATGGCTTCTATTTATTCCTCTTAACACTGTGTGCAGGAGCATCATTAAAACTGTGCAGGCGCTCACTCTTCTTCACTTATCGCGCATCTCTCATCCACTGTGACCTGCTCTGCAGAATCTCACTGATGGATTAGATTTCCTTCTTAATTGTCGCTGCAGGCGCTGACTCTTTGTTGTATCAGACAGGCTAAACCGACTGTGGCAGTAAAAAGTCTTTTGTTTTCCATAAATCCATCAGACACGGCGCTGTTAAAGTAGCTGTCTGCAGAGCCAGTGTAATGTTTGAGCCAGATCTGACAAACTGTTTCTTTCATATTATAGTGACTACAAAAAAGTTttctacaacttcacaactacTTTAAAACTCCAGATACAGGAAGAAGACTGTGTTGCGAAAGTTATTTTCCAACTCTTTTCGTTCCCCACTTTGTTATACTTTGATTCAGGCCACAGTCAAGTATCTAGAGACACTGACAGGCAGTTATCAACTCATTTCTCACCATGCATTTTACAATTTCCATCTCCTTTGGACCTTATCTGATAACAGAGGAAAAGAGAATAATGTATGGGAAAATTTCAGCAGTGTGGACTCTGAAGGCACCGCCAAATAAAAGTTATCTTGAATCTTATCTAAATACAGCTACACTGCACATGTAGAATCATAATAACACTGTAAAAGGCATTTTCTACAGACACACAAGAAAGAACAGGGAAAGCTATGCTAACAGTTGTCACTATGATTGCCAAAGCTTAAAGTCAAGTCAACGAATTCATAAAGTACATACACAAATGCTGCCAAAGGACCTTGCTACTGTATTTTGCCAGTGTGATGACTCTGTAGTCGTAACATAAGGCAATAAGTACACATCATGTAACGAGGGAGAAAAGCTTTAGACAGATTTTGTGTAGGAGGTGTAAAGTGTAAGGTTTTTGTTGTAACTGATTTTACTTTTAAACCAATTATTATATAAAACTTCACAACATATTTTTtagtaaatataatttaatttgcATTTAACTCAAGCTGCATTTTTACTCACTGACAGTGCTCTAATTTTAAATACAATATtaattgtacttaagtatacTTACAAGTTTACTAATATA includes the following:
- the LOC117271694 gene encoding E3 ubiquitin/ISG15 ligase TRIM25-like: MAQKGVQLDRETFSCSICLDLLKDPVATPCGHSYCMNCIKTHWDEEDKKKVHSCPQCRQTFTPRPVLLKNTMLAVLVEELKKTGLQAAPADHCYAGPEDVACDVCTGRKLKALKSCLVCVVSYCEQNVQPHYDVAQLKKHKLVDPSNKLQENICSCDEVTKMLCLDHNTVAAAAQRTERQRELEVSRQNIQQRIQDREKDVKLLQQEVEAINRSANTAVEDSEEIFAELIRLMEKRCSDVK